One Paramisgurnus dabryanus chromosome 9, PD_genome_1.1, whole genome shotgun sequence genomic window, aatctttgtacagcgcgtcatgaatgtgttagcatttagcctagccccattcattcagaagccaccaaacacttccatgttttccctatttaaagactcttacatgagtaagtatggtggcaaaaaataaaatgtggtgatttttaagcagataaaaaataggcacttagtttgcagcacttggCGCGCAgaaacatcatcactcctgactactccccctctcgctcaaacttccgtccatattactgcacccgaggtcaaaatgctgcaaactaagtgctcttccgccatacaatatagttataAGTTTTTTATCCGATTTGGAGCCTAAGAAATGAATTggactaggctaaatgctaacacattcacgatgccctgtacaaagatgaagtgcacgcattgaaaaaagttaggtatgtattaattcgtctaagttctggtaagaacatagtaaaatattgaaaaacgatgGTGCTTTCCTTAAAAAAAGATCCAACATActctaaaatattaaaatacaacagtttaaaaaagagaaagaaaactCTCCTTGTGGTCTCCAATGGTCTGAAAGTATCTGTTTATCTCCCTCTTTTCAGGTCCAACATGTTCCCTGCTAGCCTACTGGTTCTGATGATCCTGCTGCTACCTCAAGCCTCATCAGGTCACCAGGGGGATCCCAGTCAGACTAATGGAAACCTGGTCCCCCCTCTGGAGCCTAGTTTGGCCCACACCATTCAGAAACTTCTGCTGACTCGCCTGGGTCTACAGTCACACCCTAACCCCAGTCCGGAGGCACGGGTGCCCCAGTATCTTCTGAACCTGTACAGATTTCACACTCAGCAGTACCATCTCATTGAAGACCCAGAGTTTAGCTACCCCTCCCAGCATGTGCAAGGAGCCAACACGGTCCGATGCTTTCACCACACAggtatgtgtaattttaacggTTAAATTTATCACAAATACACCATAGAAATGTGTTGAAGTCAGTGCGTTGAAAACGTTACCTGTGGACTTAATGTTCTGATGCTTTTCACTTTATTCTTGGCATTGGTGTAGACACCTTGGAACATGTTGAGAAGAAGGTAGCTCATTTTGTAAAGTCCTCCCAGAAAATTATGTATAATTATTTAGTTGGACGATTATGTCATTACCAGATAGGGGAGGAGTTGGAACATGATGAAAAGAAGTATTTTACAACTCACAAACTCAGTCTCTTTCTCCTTTTTGTGGTCATGTCGTCATCTACAGAGCTACAGAGTTCTTCAGAAGAGAACGAAGAGGCAGTCGACCGCTTACGCATTGCTTTCAATCTATCTTCCATTCCATCAGACGAGACTGTGGTGTCGGCAGAACTACGCTTCCTGCAGGAAGGACCAGACGTAAATTCTCACACGGTCAGCCTTTACCTCTCCGACACTGACCCTGCATCAAAACCCGGACTTCTCCATTCACGTCGACTGACCAGAGACAAAAAGTCAACCGCAGAACTCTGGGAAACCTTTCCGCTGCATGGAGATGTGTTCAAGAGTATATCTGAGAAGTCTGGGAGCCTATCTTTCATTCTGCATGTTGTTGCAGATAACAGCAGTCTTCCGACAGAGAAACATCTGCGTGTGCGCAGGTCAGCGGGGCAGGATGAGCCCAGCTGGGCGAGGCAGAGACCCCTACTGGTAACTTACAACCACGATGGGCGCAGCGAACCGTTCGTACCCCTCAAAAAGCGGACCCCTGCTGGTAGACGAGGCAGAGGCAGATGGACTGGGGGCAAGTTTAGGGCTAACAGGGGTCAGGGCTTGGATGTGGGCTGGCAGGGGGGCTGGAATGAAAAGCGGGTGAAACGCAACGGAGGGAGGGCGGCAAAGCTCAAACGCCTCTCGCGTGCACGCTGCCGTCGACACCCGCTGTATGTGGACTTCAAAGACGTGGGCTGGAATAAATGGATCGTGGCCCCGTCCGGTTACGATGCTTTCTTTTGTCTGGGAGAGTGCCGCTTCCCACTGGCTGACCATATGAATTCTTCCAGCCATGCTATGGTGCAGACGCTGGTGAACTCTGTGAACGGGGCCGTGCCGCGGGCCTGCTGCGTGCCCACTGCCCTCAGCCCTATTGCTCTCCTCTATCTAGACCAAGAGGAACGTGTGGTGTTAAAAAACTACCAAGATATGGTGGTGGAGGGGTGCGGTTGTCGATAGCAAAACACTCGTGGAATAAATGCGCAGGATGGAAAATGAATGGAATTTTAAGACTTAATTAAAGGGACTTAAAAGAGGAAGATAAGGAAGTAAAGTGAGTCAG contains:
- the bmp16 gene encoding bone morphogenetic protein 16, with the translated sequence MSNMFPASLLVLMILLLPQASSGHQGDPSQTNGNLVPPLEPSLAHTIQKLLLTRLGLQSHPNPSPEARVPQYLLNLYRFHTQQYHLIEDPEFSYPSQHVQGANTVRCFHHTELQSSSEENEEAVDRLRIAFNLSSIPSDETVVSAELRFLQEGPDVNSHTVSLYLSDTDPASKPGLLHSRRLTRDKKSTAELWETFPLHGDVFKSISEKSGSLSFILHVVADNSSLPTEKHLRVRRSAGQDEPSWARQRPLLVTYNHDGRSEPFVPLKKRTPAGRRGRGRWTGGKFRANRGQGLDVGWQGGWNEKRVKRNGGRAAKLKRLSRARCRRHPLYVDFKDVGWNKWIVAPSGYDAFFCLGECRFPLADHMNSSSHAMVQTLVNSVNGAVPRACCVPTALSPIALLYLDQEERVVLKNYQDMVVEGCGCR